The Desulfuromonadales bacterium genome has a window encoding:
- the glgC gene encoding glucose-1-phosphate adenylyltransferase — MYSMDTVGRNTIAMVLAGGKGERLSPLTLRRAKPSVAFGGKYKIIDFVLSNLFNSGIKKVYILTQYRAYSLNKHIRESWGKWTGLGEFYVDISPETSSESEEWFKGTADAILQYLRFVESSDADYVAVFGGDHIYKMDVTQMINFHRMNRADITIAALEVPVEEASRFGVFSVDEDARITGFTEKPAVPERIPGRETCFASMGNYIFPTRKLIEVLLEGKKSHADLDFGKHVIPMMLAKGDRVFAYNFNDNVIPGMKAEERGYWRDVGTLDSYYEANMDLINVSPQLNLYNYKWPILTNQGNLPPAKTIFDEDDRRGQNIDSYVCAGCITSGSMVRRSILGPMCKINSYSLVEDSILFENVNVGRHAKIRKAIIDKNVVIPDGSVIGYDHAEDQRKGYTVTESGIVVVPRRDK, encoded by the coding sequence ATGTATTCCATGGACACTGTGGGAAGAAATACCATTGCAATGGTTCTGGCCGGCGGGAAGGGGGAGCGTCTCAGTCCGCTCACTCTGCGCCGGGCCAAGCCGAGCGTCGCCTTTGGCGGGAAATACAAGATCATCGACTTCGTCCTCTCCAACCTGTTCAACTCGGGTATCAAGAAGGTCTACATCCTCACCCAGTACCGGGCCTACTCGCTGAACAAGCACATCCGGGAATCCTGGGGCAAATGGACCGGTCTGGGCGAGTTCTACGTGGACATTTCCCCCGAGACCAGCAGCGAAAGCGAGGAGTGGTTCAAGGGGACGGCCGATGCGATCCTCCAGTACCTGCGCTTCGTCGAATCCTCGGATGCGGATTACGTGGCAGTCTTCGGCGGCGACCACATCTACAAGATGGACGTGACCCAGATGATCAACTTCCACCGGATGAACCGGGCCGACATCACCATTGCCGCCCTGGAAGTGCCGGTGGAGGAAGCCAGCCGGTTCGGGGTTTTTTCCGTGGACGAAGATGCCCGGATCACCGGCTTTACGGAAAAACCCGCGGTTCCGGAACGGATACCGGGGCGCGAGACCTGTTTCGCCTCCATGGGCAATTACATCTTCCCCACCCGGAAGCTGATCGAAGTCCTGCTGGAAGGCAAGAAAAGCCATGCGGATCTGGATTTCGGCAAACACGTGATCCCGATGATGCTGGCGAAGGGCGACCGGGTGTTCGCCTACAATTTCAACGACAACGTGATCCCCGGCATGAAGGCGGAGGAGCGGGGCTACTGGCGGGACGTGGGAACCCTCGACTCCTACTACGAGGCGAACATGGACCTCATCAACGTGTCGCCGCAGCTGAACCTCTACAACTACAAGTGGCCGATCCTCACCAACCAGGGAAACCTGCCGCCGGCCAAGACCATATTCGACGAAGACGATCGCCGCGGCCAGAACATCGATTCCTATGTCTGCGCCGGCTGCATCACCAGCGGCAGCATGGTCCGGCGCTCGATCCTCGGCCCGATGTGCAAGATCAACAGCTACAGCCTGGTCGAAGACTCGATCCTCTTCGAAAACGTCAACGTCGGCCGGCATGCCAAGATCCGGAAGGCCATCATCGACAAGAATGTGGTGATTCCGGACGGCTCGGTGATCGGCTACGACCATGCAGAGGACCAGCGCAAAGGATACACGGTGACGGAATCCGGGATTGTCGTAGTGCCGCGCAGGGACAAGTGA
- a CDS encoding PAS domain S-box protein, with translation MKNPSDSPDNGDDLREKLIGLGERSIRKSYYPELQQRLEELERFKAFLDHSNDAIFLIEVPSATIVDVNDSSCRQLGRSRDELLMLSIFDVTDLESNQKAKNLICAGREGNGERALVETVLHRRDGSWFPAEITLDRMVFQDSVYAIAVARDIEKRKRAEEALRKSEKQYHTLAEASPIGIFYTDAEGEYRYVNDRWMEITGYSRYDALSLNLAWGDNPEDRAGVVKEWLATARKGYPFKAEYYFQRRDGRRVWLYNQVMAEKDDRGEVVGYVGTITDITDRKKAEEELRESEERRLRLQAQLEFAAEMQSKLLPQETPVVAGFEIAARCQSAYQVAGDFYDWQQTAPDLLTLTLGDVMGKGLAAAMLMATVRATLRAVVQEHQPAVAMQLAERVLRHDLDSSDSFVTLFFGQLDLARRSLTYVDCGHGLVFLRRAAGGVEELSTRGLPLGVFSTEGYQEGTVTFGAGDALVLYSDGLIDALPEQVLDHGTLAGQLAGATSAGEMVDRLVALVPPEVPLPDDMTVMVVRCQEGN, from the coding sequence ATGAAGAATCCCTCTGACTCCCCGGATAACGGGGATGACTTGAGGGAGAAGCTGATCGGCCTCGGCGAGCGTTCCATCCGCAAGAGCTATTACCCCGAGCTGCAGCAGCGGCTGGAGGAACTGGAGCGGTTCAAGGCCTTTCTCGACCACAGCAACGACGCCATCTTTCTCATCGAGGTCCCTTCCGCCACCATCGTCGATGTCAACGACTCCTCCTGCCGGCAACTCGGCCGGAGCCGTGATGAACTGCTGATGTTGTCGATTTTCGACGTGACGGACCTCGAGAGCAACCAGAAGGCGAAGAATCTGATTTGCGCTGGCAGGGAAGGCAACGGCGAACGGGCACTGGTGGAGACGGTGCTGCACCGGCGGGACGGCAGCTGGTTCCCGGCGGAAATCACCCTCGACCGGATGGTCTTCCAGGATTCGGTTTATGCCATCGCGGTCGCCCGGGATATCGAAAAGCGCAAGCGGGCCGAGGAGGCCCTCCGCAAGAGCGAAAAGCAGTATCACACCCTCGCCGAAGCTTCGCCGATCGGCATTTTCTACACCGATGCCGAGGGCGAATACCGGTACGTCAATGACCGGTGGATGGAGATCACGGGATATTCGCGGTACGATGCGTTGAGTTTGAACCTGGCCTGGGGGGACAACCCGGAGGACCGGGCCGGCGTCGTCAAGGAGTGGTTGGCCACCGCCCGGAAGGGATATCCGTTCAAGGCCGAATATTATTTCCAGCGCCGGGATGGCAGAAGGGTCTGGCTGTACAACCAGGTCATGGCCGAAAAGGACGACCGGGGCGAGGTGGTCGGCTACGTCGGGACCATCACCGACATCACCGACCGCAAGAAGGCGGAAGAGGAACTGCGGGAAAGCGAGGAGCGCCGCCTGCGGCTGCAGGCGCAACTGGAGTTTGCTGCCGAGATGCAGTCGAAGCTGCTGCCGCAGGAAACCCCGGTCGTCGCCGGTTTTGAAATCGCTGCCCGCTGTCAGTCGGCCTACCAGGTCGCCGGCGACTTCTACGACTGGCAGCAGACGGCGCCGGACCTTCTGACGCTCACCCTGGGGGACGTCATGGGCAAGGGGCTGGCGGCGGCCATGCTGATGGCGACGGTGCGGGCGACCCTGCGTGCCGTTGTCCAGGAGCATCAGCCGGCGGTCGCCATGCAACTGGCTGAAAGAGTCCTGCGTCACGATCTGGATAGCTCCGACAGCTTCGTGACCCTCTTCTTTGGCCAGCTCGATCTGGCCCGGCGGAGCCTGACCTATGTGGACTGCGGCCACGGCCTCGTTTTTCTGCGCCGCGCAGCCGGCGGGGTGGAAGAGCTGTCCACCCGGGGCCTGCCGCTGGGCGTGTTCTCCACCGAAGGCTACCAGGAGGGAACGGTCACCTTCGGGGCCGGAGACGCCCTGGTTCTCTACAGTGACGGGCTGATCGATGCCCTGCCCGAGCAGGTTCTCGACCATGGGACACTGGCCGGGCAGCTCGCAGGCGCGACCAGCGCCGGGGAAATGGTCGACCGACTGGTTGCGCTGGTGCCGCCGGAAGTCCCGTTGCCGGACGATATGACGGTTATGGTGGTGCGCTGCCAGGAGGGAAATTAG
- the ercA gene encoding alcohol dehydrogenase-like regulatory protein ErcA, with protein MQGEFELRKFVAPEYIFGVGARSLAGRYARNLGGRKVLVVSDPGVVAAGWTGDVTASLEAEGLSFALFTDVSPNPRAEQVMAGAERYQAEKCNAIVAVGGGSPIDCAKGIGIVSSNKKHILLFKGVDQVQLPMPPLICVPTTGGTSADVSQFAIITDSLERIKIAIISKSVVPDLALIDPLTLTSMDPFLTACTGLDALTHGIEAFVSNASSPMTDLHALEAIRLLSKHLADSIRNPRDVELRIKIMEGSLLAGLAFSNAILGAAHAMAHSLGGEKDAPHGECNAILLDHVIEFNFPASPERFERIAEAMGLDLRGMTPSAKKNALLEKVREIKRAAGLDLVLNRLGVSRSDLPLLSDKALRDPCMMTNPRRPNRRDIEVIYEESL; from the coding sequence ATGCAAGGCGAATTCGAACTGAGGAAATTTGTTGCCCCGGAATATATTTTCGGGGTGGGCGCCCGGAGCCTGGCCGGCCGTTACGCCAGGAACCTGGGGGGCCGAAAGGTCCTGGTCGTTTCCGACCCGGGTGTGGTCGCGGCCGGCTGGACCGGGGATGTGACGGCGAGCCTGGAGGCGGAAGGTCTTTCCTTCGCCCTGTTCACCGACGTCTCCCCCAATCCGCGGGCCGAGCAGGTCATGGCCGGGGCCGAACGCTATCAGGCGGAGAAATGCAATGCCATCGTCGCGGTGGGGGGCGGCAGCCCGATCGATTGCGCCAAGGGGATCGGGATCGTCAGCTCCAACAAAAAGCATATCCTGCTGTTCAAGGGGGTGGACCAGGTGCAGCTGCCGATGCCGCCGCTGATCTGCGTGCCGACCACCGGCGGAACCTCGGCCGACGTGTCCCAGTTTGCAATCATCACCGACTCTCTGGAAAGGATAAAAATCGCCATCATCAGCAAATCTGTGGTTCCCGATCTGGCCCTGATCGACCCGCTCACCCTGACCAGCATGGATCCTTTCCTCACCGCCTGTACCGGGCTGGATGCCCTGACCCACGGGATCGAGGCCTTCGTTTCCAATGCCAGTTCCCCCATGACCGACCTGCATGCCCTGGAGGCGATTCGTCTTCTCTCAAAACACCTGGCCGACTCGATCCGCAATCCGCGGGACGTCGAATTGCGCATCAAGATCATGGAAGGGAGCCTGCTGGCCGGCCTGGCCTTCTCCAACGCCATCCTGGGCGCCGCTCATGCCATGGCGCACAGCCTCGGCGGGGAAAAGGACGCTCCGCACGGCGAGTGCAATGCCATTTTGCTGGATCACGTGATCGAGTTCAACTTTCCCGCTTCCCCCGAGCGTTTCGAGCGCATCGCCGAGGCCATGGGGCTCGACCTGCGCGGCATGACGCCCAGTGCCAAAAAAAACGCTCTGCTGGAGAAGGTCAGAGAGATCAAGAGGGCGGCGGGTCTCGATCTGGTGCTCAACCGGCTCGGAGTCAGCCGCAGCGATCTGCCCCTGCTCAGCGACAAGGCCCTGCGAGACCCCTGCATGATGACCAACCCGCGCCGGCCGAACCGGCGGGACATTGAGGTGATCTATGAAGAATCCCTCTGA
- a CDS encoding nucleotidyltransferase family protein, whose protein sequence is MKPSEALNVHRNEIRQLVERYRLRNARVFGSALHGRDTDGSDLDILVDPLPGTTLFDLGGLQVDLEERLGVPVEVLTPGDLPLKFRDHVLQEAKPI, encoded by the coding sequence GTGAAGCCCTCTGAAGCCCTCAACGTGCATCGCAACGAAATCCGGCAGCTTGTGGAACGGTATCGACTCCGCAACGCTCGGGTGTTCGGGTCTGCCCTCCACGGCAGGGATACCGACGGCAGCGACCTCGACATCCTGGTCGACCCACTACCCGGGACGACGCTATTCGACCTTGGCGGCCTGCAGGTCGATCTTGAGGAGAGGCTGGGGGTTCCGGTTGAGGTTCTCACCCCCGGTGACCTGCCCCTGAAATTTCGCGATCATGTGCTTCAGGAAGCGAAACCGATATGA
- a CDS encoding DUF86 domain-containing protein, which translates to MTAKQRELRLSDFLEHVIEASALACSYIEGMDIEAFRADKKTQQAVILNLMVIGEAATQIINEYPEFVAEHPEVPWRQIRGMRNRMAHGYFEINLDIVWDTVQVSIPSMRENVQKLLTK; encoded by the coding sequence ATGACCGCCAAACAGCGCGAGTTGAGACTATCCGACTTCCTCGAACACGTAATCGAGGCCTCTGCGCTGGCCTGCAGCTACATTGAAGGTATGGATATTGAAGCGTTTCGGGCCGACAAAAAAACCCAGCAGGCCGTGATTCTGAACCTCATGGTCATCGGCGAGGCAGCCACGCAGATCATAAACGAGTATCCGGAGTTTGTTGCGGAACATCCGGAAGTCCCCTGGAGACAGATACGAGGGATGCGTAACCGCATGGCTCACGGTTACTTCGAAATTAACCTGGATATCGTTTGGGATACCGTTCAGGTTTCGATTCCGTCGATGAGGGAGAATGTACAAAAGCTCTTGACGAAGTGA